AGTGCCGTCTTAATTTTACCAATCGTGTCGTTGTCGGCAATTATCTCAAGCCGGCCTGTTTTTTTGCTTTTAAGTATGACCGATACGTGGTCCGCCTTGATCTGATTCAACACGTGCTTTATAAGAAAGTTTGCAATTTCTTTAACACTTAAGGTGTTAACCTTTTCAACAAAATCATAAAGCATCGTAATTTCATTATATTTATCGAGTGTTTCTGCAGCAAGTGCCTTTTTCTCCAACTCGCACCAAACCAGATGGTTAAGTAACGATGTTATTGCCGCCGTCTTCCCTGAATCCTCTCCATAAACGCACCCAACGGACAGATCATTGGCTCTTACGGCTAAGCCATGCCGGTTATGGCTGTCAGCTCCATAGATGACAGTCCCTGCGGTGTCGGTAATACAAAGTTCTATTCCCATAGCACTTGCAAGGCCGTCTATCAACTGAATCGTATCTTTTTTCTTAAGGAGCTTTTTAAAATTAAAAACAGACATTTACTATAGACCTCCATTGAGCTCAACATTAGCCTGCATTATAGGCAGCGTAAAATAAAAAGAGCTCCCCTGTCCCACAACACTATGTACCCATATACGCCCACCGTGGTATTCTACAATTTCCCTGCTGATAGGAAGCCCAAGTCCTGTCCCCTTTGGTTTGTCTGTAAGGGTATCTCCAATTTGTTTGAATTTCTCAAAAACCATCTCCTGCTCCTCAGGCGGTATCCCTATGCCCATGTCCGTCACAGATATTAGTATTTGCCTCTCAGTGGTGCATACAGCTCTTAGAATTATATCACCTTTTGTGCTAAACTTAAAAGCATTTGAAATCAGATTTATTACAACCTGCAAAATCCTGTCATAATCGCCTGTTGTCTCAGGGATATTTTCTTCACATTCAACAACAAGGTTCAATGCTTTATTTTTATGAAACATAGGTGCAGTTGCCCGGGCGGCGTGATTCAATAACTGATCTGCATTGACAACGTCTTGCCTCCAGAGCATCTTACCGGCTTCCATCCTTGTAATATCCAGCACATCTGTTATCATGGCGGTAAGCCGCTCACTTTCCGATATGATAATTGTAATATTTTCGTCTATTCGTTTGACGGCACGCTCCACTTTTTTGCTTTCCATATTAATGTGAGGCAGCACAGTGTCTTCAAAAGACCCTTTTATTATCTCGGCAAATCCGCGCACAGAGGTCAAAGGAGTTCTCAGCTCATGAGATACATTAGACAGAAACACTGATTTCATATCATCCAGGGCTTTAAGTTTATTAAAGGCGCTCTGAAGCTCTTCCGTGCGTTCCTTTACCTTTGCATCTAAGGTGATGATGTTGTCCCTAAGCTGCTCCACCATGCTGTTAAAGGCATCGGAAAGAATACCTATCTCATCGTTGCGTTTGATGGTTATTTTTGCCGCCAAATCCCCACCCTTGATGCGTAATGCGGTCTCTGAAAGTATCTTCAGTGGTGTTACCATCTTTTTTGAAAAAATGTATCCGATAAATACTAATAATACAAGGCTTGAAAAGGCAATCATTAAAATACGGTTTCCAAGCATTTGTGAGCTGCTCTCCAGTTCAGCCATATAGACAGAGGAGCCTATATACCATTGAAGCGGTTTATAGTACCGCACCCAGGCAATCTTATCATAAACATAGTGGCCGGGGTCATCCGGTCTGTCCCACTTATATCTTAACCCGTTTGGGTTGTCAGCAACTGCAATAAGCTCTTTATAAATCGGCACTTTTGTTTCAGGATTAAGGAGCTGCTCCCAATTTGCCGACTCCAAGTTCTTGTTGGGATGGACAATCATGTAGCTGCCGGACTCTTCGTTTGAATTAAAAATAAACACATAGCCGGTTTTTGCCAGTCTGATGTCCTTGAGTATTTGTCGTAGGTTGTCAATGGCGGTTTTTTTCATCGAATCCACTGTCTTTTCAATGTCATCGATATATACTCCGGTAGCTATAACCCATCTGCGCTCCGGCAGATTCTTATAGTATGTCAACTTTTCCTGAGGCTCATCTGAGCTGTCAAGCCTTTTCCATTTATAGGTATAGAACCCCTCACCATCTTTTAAGGCATTTTTGACAATCGGGGACACAATCAGTTTGCCTGTTACATCGGTTAA
The Nitrospirae bacterium YQR-1 DNA segment above includes these coding regions:
- a CDS encoding cache domain-containing protein; the protein is MFTLFISMVRGSGRACKWMDNMFKSKLFIKYFSTIVIIIAAFTAGLYFFSRSFIKEKVFEIEKASAVTVLNNVYEIVRSIDHGIVSYRESALTSKKRELKNIIKMAESSIGMIEKNAKKSTISRDAVEKNILEAISNFKYGNNDYIFVTDYNSFIIAHPDPRILHTDCSRLTDVTGKLIVSPIVKNALKDGEGFYTYKWKRLDSSDEPQEKLTYYKNLPERRWVIATGVYIDDIEKTVDSMKKTAIDNLRQILKDIRLAKTGYVFIFNSNEESGSYMIVHPNKNLESANWEQLLNPETKVPIYKELIAVADNPNGLRYKWDRPDDPGHYVYDKIAWVRYYKPLQWYIGSSVYMAELESSSQMLGNRILMIAFSSLVLLVFIGYIFSKKMVTPLKILSETALRIKGGDLAAKITIKRNDEIGILSDAFNSMVEQLRDNIITLDAKVKERTEELQSAFNKLKALDDMKSVFLSNVSHELRTPLTSVRGFAEIIKGSFEDTVLPHINMESKKVERAVKRIDENITIIISESERLTAMITDVLDITRMEAGKMLWRQDVVNADQLLNHAARATAPMFHKNKALNLVVECEENIPETTGDYDRILQVVINLISNAFKFSTKGDIILRAVCTTERQILISVTDMGIGIPPEEQEMVFEKFKQIGDTLTDKPKGTGLGLPISREIVEYHGGRIWVHSVVGQGSSFYFTLPIMQANVELNGGL